In Hermetia illucens chromosome 1, iHerIll2.2.curated.20191125, whole genome shotgun sequence, one genomic interval encodes:
- the LOC119646151 gene encoding cyclic AMP-dependent transcription factor ATF-6 alpha yields the protein MESDLTDIYGFGDFPKYLEDDVFDDKIDDMLTADIDMEIFDKLSGFHSTSSAARSPPILQSISSPTINPDDFLNDVDGEDVLTTSSDRSSPSLSNSPSSPSSSFSLDNIKHESSSDESVNTEGGRVFQSYVPPTVAAPTPIFQQQNGAIRILQGTLIPVSTIKIEAPSATVKSVQPLVLATSNGCPRVGRNKVVLPKLDAASCHKSVHKTSQQPLIEPVDEKALKKQLRMIKNRESASISRTKKRQYVMSLETQVKSLLVENSVLKNENNNLKAQISNMLATCQCRVAQYSYITKTISPQSRKNAAILLAMIFMVSMSVGNFNSLLSRNAFPQEAPLSQHSNDKVGRSLLWTDESIPSSTDSSLRNITRTVRCLSALNQTENSRIETDLRNWIGINEELNTTYSSDDMTNFMSGFHGIFNPNFKSLYRAHKNYFKRKNPHLNQDWLQSKKRRFNGQQAQRAQRLKNQMQLFYPSRRNRSFSKLFEEIGRRNDTFYVLSFNNDHLLLSAANHNKTARPKMSFVLPADDSFQNDKVTLMQIDCEVLNTSIIELKKEFIPQHLRTPSGAGTGANAQRNSTRTFNVPNKYDIFEMANRSTRREAKEKDDYNKIYKPYFIDKPNFAKEAGGDYSEVFLT from the exons ATGGAGTCCGACTTGACGGATATTTACG GTTTCGGCGACTTCCCCAAGTACTTGGAGGATGATGTGTTCGACGACAAAATCGATGACATGCTCACCGCCGATATCGACATGGAAATATTTGATAAACTCAGCGGTTTCCACAGTACAAGCTCGGCGGCGAGGTCGCCGCCCATCTTGCAGTCTATATCGAGTCCGACAATAAACCCAGACGATTTTCTGAATGACGTGGACGGCGAAGATGTTCTGACTACATCCAGCGACCGCTCAAGCCCGTCCCTTTCGAACAGCCCGTCGTcgccctcgtcttctttctctctaGATAACATAAAGCACGAATCTAGCTCGGACGAATCGGTAAATACAGAAGGAGGCCGCGTTTTTCAGAGCTATGTCCCACCGACAGTCGCTGCGCCCACACCAATATTCCAACAACAAAACGGCGCGATCCGGATATTGCAAGGCACGCTTATACCCGTGTCAACTATCAAAATTGAAGCACCCTCCGCCACGGTCAAGTCTGTTCAACCTCTTGTTCTTGCCACGAGCAATGGTTGCCCCCGGGTCGGTCGGAATAAAGTGGTCCTGCCGAAGCTAGACGCGGCGAGTTGTCATAAAAGCGTACACAAGACAAGCCAGCAGCCACTTATCGAGCCGGTTGACGAGAAGGCTCTGAAGAAACAGCTCCGGATGATCAAAAACCGTGAGTCGGCGTCAATTTCCCGCACGAAGAAACGGCAATACGTGATGTCGCTGGAGACGCAGGTGAAAAGCCTTCTAGTGGAGAACAGTGTCCTGAAGAAT GAAAACAACAACTTAAAggcgcaaatcagcaacatgcTGGCAACCTGCCAATGTCGAGTGGCGCAGTACAGCTACATTACGAAGACCATTTCGCCGCAGAGCCGTAAAAATGCTGCAATCTTACTGGCCATGATATTTATGGTCTCAATGAGCGTTGGAAATTTCAATTCGCTGCTTTCTCGAAACGCTTTTCCCCAGGAAGCTCCACTTTCACAACATTCAAATGACAAAGTTGGAAGGAGTTTGCTCTGGACCGATGAAAGTATTCCTTCTAGCACGGACAGCTCCCTAAGAAATATCACAAGGACCGTGAGATGCCTTTCAGCGTTGAATCAAACCGAGAACAGTCGCATTGAGACTGATCTGCGCAATTGGATCGGAATCAACGAGGAACTGAACACGACGTATAGTTCCGACGACATGACCAACTTCATGTCAGGTTTTCATGGCATATTTAACCCTAATTTTAAGAGCCTTTATAGAGCACATAAGAACTACTTTAAGAGGAAGAATCCGCATTTAAACCAGGACTGGCTGCAGTCCAAGAAGCGACGTTTTAACGGTCAACAGGCGCAGCGCGCCCAGCGGCTGAAGAATCAAATGCAACTCTTCTACCCATCGCGGAGGAATCGAAGCTTCTCCAAACTGTTTGAAGAGATCGGTCGCCGGAACGATACTTTCTACGTGCTGTCGTTCAACAACGACCACCTCCTGCTCTCTGCCGCCAACCACAACAAAACTGCACGACCCAAGATGTCCTTCGTCTTGCCGGCGGACGATTCTTTCCAGAACGACAAAGTCACATTGATGCAGATCGACTGCGAGGTTCTGAATACGTCGATCATCGAACTGAAGAAGGAATTTATCCCGCAACATCTCCGAACCCCGTCTGGTGCTGGTACTGGTGCCAATGCTCAAAGGAATAGTACGCGGACGTTCAATGTTCCcaacaaatacgacattttcgAAATGGCGAATCGGTCAACCCGACGTGAGGCTAAGGAGAAGGACGATTATAATAAGATTTACAAACCGTATTTTATAGATAAACCGAATTTCGCCAAGGAAGCTGGCGGTGATTATAGTGAAGTATTTCTAACGTAG
- the LOC119646679 gene encoding cytochrome P450 6A1-like gives MNITFGALYFIIAILTILFLFFKRRFSYWKNRGVPYIEPTIPHGNLKDVGKSKHFVEAMDEIYYACKKKSPFAGSYFSISPVAVITDLDLIKTVLIRDFHFFRDRSNYCNEEDDPLSGTLFFVQGERWTTLRKKLSPAFTSGKMKFMYPTLLNVCDRLVEHLSEVIQVENDIEVKDVLGRYTTDVIGECAFGIECNSLRNPKAEFRKFGAKVFNAPKYSKLVKEFLGQCPEIGRFFRMKLFSDDVIEFFLGTITETIEFREKNNVHRNDFIDLLIQMKNDKNPDAPHLTMLEIVAQVFGFFLAAFETSSSAMSFSLYELAVNPDLQEKARQEVNEVLNKHNGEMTYDTIMDMNYVGLVMTESIRKYPVLMAVTRKAVEDYKVPGTDKIIEKGTGVVIPIYSIHHDPEIYPNPDVFDPERFRQEEVGRRHPMAFLGFGDGPRNCIGMRFGVMQSRLGLAKLLKNFRVKLSPKMSVPLKLDPNALVLSSLGGLYLVLEKI, from the exons ATGAACATCACGTTCGGTGCTCTCTACTTCATTATCGCCATTTTGACGATTCTGTTCCTTTTCTTTAAGCGCCGCTTTTCATATTGGAAAAATCGAGGAGTTCCTTATATTGAACCCACCATCCCCCATGGAAACCTCAAGGATGTTGGAAAATCTAAACACTTCGTGGAAGCAATGGATGAGATTTACTACGCATGCAAGAAGAAGTCCCCATTCGCGGGGTCATACTTCTCCATTAGCCCCGTTGCTGTGATCACCGACCTGGATTTAATCAAGACGGTTCTCATcagagattttcatttcttccgCGATCGCTCCAATTACTGCAACGAGGAGGATGACCCGCTTTCAGGAACACTTTTCTTTGTGCAAGGAGAGAGGTGGACAACTCTCCGGAAGAAGCTTTCGCCAGCGTTTACTTCGGGCAAAATGAAATTCATGTACCCCACCCTGTTGAATGTTTGTGATAGACTCGTTGAACATCTAAGTGAAGTGATTCAAGTTGAGAACGATATTGAGGTGAAAGATGTCCTGGGACGCTATACAACGGATGTTATTGGTGAATGTGCTTTTGGAATTGAGTGTAACAGTTTGAGGAATCCGAAGGCTGAGTTCCGGAAATTTGGTGCTAAAGTCTTTAATGCACCAAAGTATTCCAAATTGGTTAAGGAGTTTCTTGGACAGTGTCCTGAGATTGGACGGTTCTTTAGAATGAAATTGTTTTCGGACGATGTGATCGAATTTTTCCTCGGAACAATTACTGAAACGATTGAGTTTCGTGAGAAGAACAATGTTCATAGGAATGACTTCATTGATTTGCTTATTCAAATGAAAAACGATAAAAATCCGGATGCCCCCCATTTGACTATGTTGGAGATTGTTGCGCaggtttttggattttttctagCGGCGTTCGAGACGTCATCTTCAGCAATGTCCTTCAGTTTATATGAACTCGCTGTGAATCCTGATTTACAAGAAAAGGCTCGACAAGAAGTTAACGAGGTCTTAAACAAGCATAACGGTGAGATGACTTACGACACTATCATGGATATGAACTATGTTGGGTTAGTGATGACGG AGAGCATTCGCAAATACCCAGTCCTCATGGCTGTGACGCGTAAAGCCGTGGAGGATTACAAAGTTCCTGGTACggataaaattattgaaaagggCACTGGCGTTGTGATCCCGATTTATTCTATTCATCATGATCCCGAAATTTATCCGAATCCGGATGTATTTGATCCAGAGCGTTTTAGGCAGGAAGAGGTCGGTCGACGACATCCAATGGCGTTCCTGGGTTTTGGGGATGGTCCGAGAAATTGTATTGGAATGCGTTTCGGCGTAATGCAATCACGCCTTGGTCTGGCGAAACTATTGAAGAACTTCCGTGTCAAACTGTCTCCTAAGATGAGTGTACCTCTGAAATTGGATCCGAATGCGTTGGTTTTATCTTCACTTGGTGGTCTTTACTTAGTCCTAGAAAAAATTTAA
- the LOC119647016 gene encoding probable cytochrome P450 6a13, translating into MDLLIVFSVVIISIISIYFYIKWKFSFWERRGIPSLPVAFPYGNFKGVGKTKHIKDVLHEIYATFKDKAPIAGAYLAFSSNFAVVLDLDLIKNILIKDFNNFHDRRHFYNERDDFMSANLLTMQGQEWRELRQVLTPTFTSAKMKFMFSTISEISERLIKKLDEDLDQNPIVDIKDYLARFTTDIIGTCAFGIECNSLKDANCEFRVYSKRAFLQPRHSRFFIYLCAEFPEIARALHVKLFRDDITEFFTRLIKGTITYREKNDIHRNDFIDLLLRLKTNNPNKEDGKLTVKQIIAQSLLFFLAGFETSSSTSGFALYELAFNPDIQEKARTEINRIFKAHNNQITYEGLMEMQYLDQIINETLRKYSIVPRLVRYTQENYPLPNSNFVIEKGTKVYIPTYSIHNDPDIYPNPDIFDPSRFDPEEVNKRHPMAFLGFGTGPRNCIGARFGQMQTRMGLATLIRNFEIKPCSKTPKPLRYHPNMELVSSANDIYLELRRIL; encoded by the exons ATGGATTTACTGATAGTGTTTTCCGTAGTGATAATCAGCATCATATCAATATATTTTTACATCAAGTGGAAATTCTCATTCTGGGAAAGGCGTGGTATCCCTAGTTTACCAGTTGCATTTCCGTATGGCAACTTTAAAGGTGTTGGTAAAACTAAACACATCAAGGATGTGCTGCATGAGATCTATGCCACTTTTAAGGACAAAGCGCCAATAGCAGGAGCTTATTTGGCATTTTCTTCGAATTTCGCAGTTGTTCTGGACTTGGATTTGATCAAAAATATACTTATCAAAGATTTTAATAACTTCCACGATCGTCGACACTTTTATAATGAACGAGATGATTTCATGTCGGCTAATTTATTAACAATGCAAGGCCAAGAGTGGAGGGAATTGCGCCAGGTCCTGACACCCACTTTCACGTCTGctaaaatgaaatttatgttCTCCACTATAAGTGAAATTTCGGAAAGATTGATTAAGAAATTGGATGAGGATCTGGATCAAAACCCGATAGTGGACATAAAAGATTACCTAGCTCGGTTCACAACGGATATCATCGGTACATGTGCTTTTGGAATTGAATGCAATAGCTTGAAAGACGCGAACTGTGAATTTCGGGTTTACAGTAAAAGAGCCTTCCTACAACCTCGTCATTCGCGATTTTTCATATATCTCTGCGCTGAGTTTCCAGAAATAGCAAGGGCGTTGCACGTCAAATTATTTCGTGATGACATTACTGAATTCTTTACACGACTTATTAAGGGTACAATCACTTATCGAGAGAAGAATGATATTCATCGAAACGATTTCATCGATCTGTTACTTCGATTAAAAACCAACAATCCCAATAAGGAAGATGGGAAATTGACAGTCAAACAAATTATCGCTCAGTCCCTTCTCTTCTTTTTAGCCGGCTTCGAAACATCGTCATCAACCTCAGGCTTTGCCCTGTATGAGCTGGCATTCAACCCTGACATACAGGAGAAAGCACGAACTGAAATTAACCGAATTTTTAAAGCACACAATAACCAAATTACATATGAAGGACTGATGGAGATGCAGTACCTGGATCAAATAATAAATG AAACGCTTCGAAAGTATTCAATCGTTCCACGTCTGGTACGTTATACTCAGGAGAACTACCCTTtgccaaattcaaatttcgttATTGAGAAAGGAACTAAAGTATACATACCAACTTACTCCATCCATAATGATCCAGATATCTACCCCAATCCGGACATATTCGACCCAAGCCGATTTGATCCTGAGGAAGTAAATAAACGACATCCGATGGCATTTCTTGGATTCGGCACTGGCCCACGTAATTGCATTGGTGCCCGTTTTGGTCAAATGCAAACACGCATGGGGTTAGCAACTTTAATTAGAAATTTCGAAATCAAGCCATGTTCAAAAACGCCAAAACCTTTGCGGTATCATCCAAATATGGAGTTGGTGAGTTCTGCAAATGATATTTATTTGGAATTAAGGCGAATTCTGTAA
- the LOC119651341 gene encoding cytochrome P450 6a8-like isoform X3, with product MEVLTIMLWFLILLVPTIYLYFKKKYSYWKDRGVPYIEPKIPYGSLQTSDNMRQTINTFYKSKSDFPFVGIYILITPTVIATDQEFIKDVLIRDFNYFTDHGLYTNERDDPLSAHLFNLDGQKWRNLRAKLSPTFTSGRMKFMFPTVLAVAERFDKALAELLETQITHEMKDLLARFTTDVIGTCAFGIECNSLKDPNSEFRKYGRKHIEEPSHGAFVNYLMNVFPRFCKMLRIARIRGDVTKFFMGIVRETVAYREKHHIRRNDFMDLLIQLKNNASIDGEDSKIIGKLTFEELAAQAFVFYVGGFETSSSTLTFTLYEMAVNQDIQDKCRAEINRVLEKYNGKLTYEAMTEMHYVEQIVLETLRKYPILPVNFRKCVKDYQVRGTNVIIEKGTAIQIPVYAIHHDPEIYPDPEKFDPDRFSPENVKQRHSVAFLSFGDGPRNCIGLRFGKMQSRIALIMLLKNYRINLSSKSPVPLVFNPKSFILAPEGGMYLDIEKI from the exons ATGGAAGTGCTGACAATTATGTTGTGGTTTTTAATATTACTTGTTCCTACCATTTACCTATACTTTAAAAAGAAGTATTCATATTGGAAAGATCGTGGAGTGCCTTACATAGAACCGAAAATACCTTATGGAAGCTTACAAACTTCCGATAACATGCGGCAAACTATCAACACATTCTACAAATCCAAGAGTGATTTCCCTTTTGTCGGTATATACATCCTAATAACTCCAACAGTAATAGCGACTGATCAGGAATTCATCAAGGATGTCCTCATTCGTGATTTCAACTATTTCACTGATCATGGATTATATACCAATGAACGAGATGACCCGCTCTCTGCACACTTATTCAACCTGGACGGTCAAAAGTGGCGTAATTTGCGTGccaaactttctccaacttTCACCTCTGGACGGATGAAGTTTATGTTCCCAACAGTACTCGCAGTTGCGGAAAGGTTTGATAAAGCTCTGGCTGAGCTTCTGGAAACACAGATAACTCATGAAATGAAGGATCTTCTGGCGCGTTTTACAACCGATGTCATTGGAACCTGCGCCTTTGGAATTGAATGTAATAGCTTGAAGGACCCCAATTCTGAATTTCGTAAATACGGACGAAAACATATAGAAGAACCCTCCCACGGTGCATTTGTGAACTACTTAATGAATGTGTTCCCCAGATTCTGCAAAATGTTGCGCATAGCAAGAATCCGCGGTGACGTTACCAAATTTTTCATGGGTATCGTTCGAGAAACAGTAGCTTATCGTGAAAAACATCACATCCGACGAAATGATTTCATGGATCTTTTGattcaattaaaaaataatgcatcaATCGATGGAGAGGATTcaaaaataattggaaaactGACTTTTGAAGAACTGGCCGCGCAAGCTTTTGTATTCTATGTTGGTGGATTTGAAACTTCGTCATCAACCTTGACGTTCACTCTTTACGAAATGGCTGTAAACCAAGACATTCAGGACAAATGCAGAGCAGAAATTAATCGCGTATTGGAGAAGTATAATGGAAAACTAACTTATGAGGCTATGACTGAAATGCATTATGTGGAGCAGATAGTGTTAG AGACCCTACGCAAATACCCAATTTTACCAGTAAATTTCCGTAAATGCGTTAAGGATTATCAAGTACGCGGCACCAATGTTATAATCGAAAAAGGAACAGCAATTCAAATTCCAGTTTATGCAATTCATCATGATCCAGAAATTTATCCAGATCCCGAAAAATTCGACCCCGATCGGTTTTCACCGGAAAATGTTAAACAGAGACATTCTGTTGCATTTTTGAGCTTCGGTGATGGGCCCAGAAATTGTATCGGACTTCGTTTTGGAAAAATGCAATCCCGGATTGCACTTATAATGCTGCTGAAAAACTATCGAATTAATTTGTCATCGAAATCACCTGTTCCCCTAGTTTTCAATCCAAAAAGCTTCATACTTGCACCAGAAGGCGGGATGTACTTAGatattgaaaaaatataa